Below is a genomic region from Syngnathoides biaculeatus isolate LvHL_M chromosome 5, ASM1980259v1, whole genome shotgun sequence.
GACCAAGGAATGCCATGCCTGGAGCAGAACATAGCAGACATAATTATATGATTTTGTTAACCTAAATGGTCGCTTTAACTATTGTAATCGCATGTGAGTCCTGTCCCAAAATTCTTTTCAGGAACAGATTGGCACAATAGCACTGGTCTTTTAGAGTGTGTTtgcatgtatgtgtatgtgaccGTGCACGTGAGTGAGTGATTGTTTGAGATGTTCTTGGCCTGGGCTTTGTGGATCGCCCAGTCTGCTTCTCAAGGGCCACAGTTGGCTTTGCTGAGCAGAAAGGATTACTTTCACAATTGCAGCTGTTCTCTCACATCCCCACCCCAATCACAAGCATTTTCACACATGCACCTACAGGTTCCTACGCATGCAGGCTGAAACATTTAGCTAActcctgttatttttttttcctgtttttctttaCCTCtaaacaggggtcaccaacatggtACTCGCTGACACCAGGCCAAACTCAAGGATCACAGGAATTGCTTGCAGGCCTGTTCTATAAATAGCTCACCAGTTATGGGCCATTAGGATTCCCTAGGAATGTTCAATAGATTATTTGTAAATGCAAACACTTTTGGCAATTGATAGAAATAAGGTGGTACATATTATTTATTCTATCTTGTTAGACAGTTGATAATTATTGAGAAAAATCAAACAGAAAGCATTGTGAGAAATCATCTAACGTGTTCAAACTTTACAtagatttaattaattaataatgccACAATTAAAGTTAATTTAGGAAAATGTCTTGTTACAGAATTGGCTATTAAACTGGGAGCCCTTTGCAGTCATCAGTATCCAACAAGTAGCTTTCAGTTTAAAAAAGGTGCCCTGTTCTCTAAAcaactttgtgtttgtttctgcTTACTTGGCTTCTTAGCCGTCTTCACGCTGCCTCACGTCTATTCTGGGCAAGAGCAACCTGCAGTTTGCTGGCATGACAATCAGCCTCACCATTTCCACCAGCAGCCTCAACCTGCTGGCATCCGACTGCAAACAGGTGGGAAAGAGTCTCTGTTTGGCAGTGACCATGCTTATACACACTTCAGTAatcccatatttaaaaaaaaaaaatcatattgaaGTCTGTAAATCCCAAATATCCAGGTATATTACCAGTTAACACACAGTGCGTTTTACTCCAGCCTCCATCCAGTGAGTGACCGGGATTAGATAAGTTTGCGTAACATTAGAGATGACAGACAAATTGTTCCACAGTggcaacatttaacattttcagCTCAAATTTCAGTTGTGCACAAGTGAGAGgaaaatggagcaggagatcaacaggcagataaatacagtatgtgcagtGATACGGACTCTATCGGTCTGTCGTAGTAAAGACTGAACTGAGCCAAAAGataaaactctcaatttaccggttggtctatgttcctaccctcacctattgtCACGATCTGTGGGTCAAGAACAATATTTTGGATGCAAGCacctgaaatgagtttcctgccaaaggtgtccgggctttcccttagagagagggtgagaagctttgTCATCCCGGAGTGGCTCAGAATCAAACTGCTGttcccagatgaggtggctggggcatctgctTAGGATGCTGCTTGGACACCGCCCTGGTGAGCTGTCCAAGGCACGTCCCACTGGGAGGAGGCCCCGGTGACGACCCAAGATGCGCTGGAGAGAGTACCTCTcaacatatttaaaatgtacCATTTGCTGGTCATTTTCATGCCAGTCATTAAACATTCTGCTTCCATTGacatatgcttttttttttttttttataaagtttaGCATCAACTTGGTAACATATTTTCTTCCTGGAACTGATATTAAATTGTTTTGTTCATAGCCAAATAATTTCCCATCTTGTAATTTTAAGAGCTAAGATATCATTAAGCTTTCCCTCTTCGGCATCACTGGTTAGTTTGTAATAATACATATGAAGTTGTAAAACAAGACAATACAGTATAGTACATAACATTATAAAAGCATGCAGGGGTTATTGCCCCATAAGCAGTGCAGgtagtgaatgtgtgtgtgtgtgtgtgtgtgtgtgtgtgtgtgtgtgtgtgagagagagagagagagagagagaagctggGGTGTGCAATGCCACGAAATGTTTATtaaatgtggttgttttaacCTTGTACTCCAAGAATTTTTTTAGACTTTAGTAGACTATCCTGCAGTTTATTCCCGTAAATGACTACTTCCATGAATTACCATGGACATTGTCCAActattttgaaaccattgttataTTTTCCTGTTTTCCAATGATAGTAGACATAGCCGAGCATGTACGTTTTAACGTACACTAAACATTCACAGAAATAGCCTCTGGCCAAACAGTGAGACTAGACAGGATTGTTAAGTGGTAAGGCTGTTATTGATTCGTCCTCAACTTTTGTTGCAAATAGTTCAAAAGATGTCCCATACGTGTTGACCTTAGCTTTTATATCTCTGCTGGAGTCCGTGAAATGCACGTGACGGAAAAACAGAGCACTCCTTCTGCCAGTAATGACTGCACATTTGTCTCCTCATCCACATGGTCTCATCTCCTGTCCCTCATGTCCTTCATGTCCCTCCTCTGCCTCCTCTTCCCTTTTTTCCCTCCACAGATAATCGCCAGTCATCACATGCAGTCCATCTCCTTTGCCTCTGGAGGAGACCCAGTGAGTCACCCGAGCCCCTTCACTGATCTCTCATCTCTCTTGCTCTAGCACGATCTCTCTCTGGCCTTTTTccagcttcctccaaacataTCCGTTGTTCCTGCTTCTTTCTGTCATCTTCTATTCCAATGACTACCCCTCATGCCCCTGCCGCCTCTCCGGTCTCCTCTTCCTAGCTTGATCTTATTATTACTCCTGCTTATCTCTCTGGCTTTCTGCTACGTTTTTCCTAACTCCTGGTAGGACTAGAAACAGCTGCAGTTTGGGCTTTCTTCGTCTTCACAAAAATGCACTCTacttcttattcttcccatatTGATCTCTCCCCCCGCCTAATCATCTCACCCTTTCTCTCTCAGGACACGGCTGAGTATGTAGCGTATGTGGCCAAAGACCCAGTCAACCAGAGAGGTGAGCAAAAGGAACAGCATTGTCATTCTGTCATTTTAAATCTTGACTGTACAATACgggttcatttttgtcattaaggGGGACATTAGGAGAAATTGACTTTAATTGCTTGTTTACAAATAGATCTGTGGAGCCCCTGTGGACTCATTAAGTGTGAAATCACATGACTAAAGTAATCTTGTGTGAGCTGCTTTATGGGAAAAATGTCTATGAGCTAGTCGTTCTGAATTTTGGCCAATTGTAATGTGATTGAGCAGACGGAATTGATGATTGAGATTTAGATAATACTCAATGTCCAAACAACGGTAAGGCAACATTGtgaattttgtttgtgttggcTTCTGATAAGCAGCGCATACTTGATTTTTCTGTGAAGTTGTCAACATAGTGGGAGGTGAGGATTTGTGTTTGGTAGTGTGCCCGCTGTATGTGCCCCATACACAATTCCTCTACACCATAGATACACAATGTGTGGTTAAAATAACAATATTGGTACATGCGCTCCCTTTACTAGTAAGCGAAACACTgaataaaatgttcaaactACAGAAGATTACAGTGTGTTAAACATTTCCAGTAATGTACATTTAAGTATATTTAAGTTGTATATCACTTTTAAGAACAATacctttgaatttatttttaaaaatgtttttgagacaTTTGCAGGCAGTCCTCTGGTTGCGAACGAGTTACGTTCCTATGCTGGTAATGTAACTTGAATTTTGTTGTAAGTCAGATTTTACCATTAAAGCCGGAATTTACgtcaaaataatttgtttaaaaaaaaaatacattgaaataaacaaataagtTGCTGTGCTTCCCATTACTACTGTGAGGTGAATGGAGAAgtaggggaggctgtgcttagctattgcgaaggaatctTGTCCTCAATCCATAACGAGTTTCAGTCCTATGCTGGTAATGTAACTCGATTTTTGTTAcaagtcggatttcaccattaaagtcagaatttatgtcaaaatattttgtatacagaaataaatggaaataaaaagatAAGATGCTGtactcagtcactgtgatttgacgagcaCCAttgcgctcgcaaatctgcacagtcgagcgaaaaaatcacacgcgtaaaatttgttacgagtagaaaaaatgaatattgaaAGACTATCTTCTTTTGgccgcagaagcattgctaaaagacacagctttcttctttggagccataatGCCTAAAAAGGAAGGCGAAAATACCCACAGCGCACAAACACGCAGAAGCACAATGCACTTTAGCTAGACAAAATGGTGCCCGGGGGATGGGCATTGTAAGGTCGAAACGTTTTAAGTCCAGACCGTTTTAACCTGAGGAATCCCTGTATTTAGGAAACTTTAACTTTTATGTACAAATCAAGGTGATTTACTTTTGTGTATGGCAAAGGTtcacaagtaattagtgcttcACTGATGCACGTCTTCTCCTTCTGCGTTGTATTCTCTGTTCTTTAGGTTTTTGACAATTCCTACTTTGTGTTTCAGTAGTTTGTGGGTGCAGCAACCGCTGCAAAATTTGTCCTTCAATAAACTAAATGCTATTCCAAGGAATCCTGAcacatatttcattttgtaatttagCAATTTTTTTGATTGCTTATGTTCATAAAGCAATCTACCTTATGGTAAGGGAAAGGAGGTCAGAAAGTGTTTAAAACAAACTGTTCATtctcaattttcattttctttattaaattCATAAATCTTGAGTGAACCTGAGGTCACTCAATCTTTCAATCTGATAAAGTACAGCATTCTAATCAGTAAAATATTGAAAGTATTGCACATTAAGGTGggatggtggatgactggtgagcacatctacCATagctgtgaatttgagtgcgaatggttgtttctatgtggtctgcaattgtctggcaatcagttcagggtgtgcccctcctcttgcccagagtctactgggataggctccatcacaccTTGGACTATAGTGACGATCAGGCGGTATGGAAAAGGGAGAGACGCATTATGCATTAAGaagaaaattattcatttgggatttttaattttaaaaagaaggGTTTTGCCAGTTGTCATTTCCAGCAGACCTAGTCAACAAATgtctttaaaattaaacatactGAGCAAATGGCAAGAACTTGGGCAGGCTTGACAAAGGTTACCCTAATATAAAGGCACACAGCACTGTAGAGTGGCCACCCTATAACACTGTCTGTGCCATGATTTCCATGATAGTGGTTGACAGTGTTTGAGGAATTACAGTACAGGATGCAAAGTAAATGTAGCCCGTAACCCCACAAGGTTGCTTGTCTGAGCAGTATCCCTCTCAATTGAATACATGCTCATCATCAGTCTCCTCCTCTCTTGCAGCGTGTCATATTCTCGAATGTTCTGAGGGTTTAGCCCAGGAAGTCATCAGCACCATCGGTCAGGCCTTTGAATTGCGCTTCAAGCAGTACTTAAAGAACCCGCCCAAACTTGTCACCCCTCATGACAGGTACTCGTGCACACCTGCATTCATTGTATTGACTACAGTTTGTATACCATCTCATGTGTCCACCACTTCCTATTTCAGAATGGCTCCCTTTGATGGCTCTGcatgggaggaggaggacgatgaGGCGGCCCTCTTGCCTGACGTCCCTTACTATAACAACTTCCCTGGTAAACAGCCTCCCCCTGGTGGTCTAGTTGACATGAGACCACGTCCTGGAGCCACACTGGTGAGACATAGAAGACTTATGTATGCCTGCACTGCTTCTGCATGAAACACAGATGCTGGTGGTTCTGCGTTTCAGCGATAAGAGCACAAAATCAATTGCAGCAAAGCGTAACAGAGGCTCTGTTTTAATATCAACATATCACAGTTGACTGTTTAATCCTTTTAACTGGCCAAAGGCAAAACGTTCTGCACGTGCAGAACACTTTTACATTTGTATAAATAACTCTAAAATCAATCTGATGTGTGTGCCTACATGTGTGCCTgcctgtgttgtgtgtgtgtttttgtagccTTATGGACAGCCGGGTCAGAATGACATTCACAAGCAGCCCCTGCCGCCTCTGCCAGGTGAGCTCAGTTTGCCCTCGAGGCAGCAGATGGGATGCACCCAAGGTTATGATTCACAGACAGCATGACttgttaaaaagtacattttggtAACATGACATGTTCCTGCTTTTAGTAGGTGGCAAGGAAGGAGGGCGAGAGCTGTTTGATGATCCCTCTTACGTCAATGTGGATAAACCCCGCCCACCAGTTGCCGCCAATGGAAATGCTCACAGAGATGCTTTTGACATGAGTGAGTTCCTTTGAGTTTAACCACGGCACTTAGGTGATTcctctcaaaatgaaaaacattttttatctgTGGTGACTACATGTTCTAGAGCAAATTACTTGCAAATAACTGTATTGAGCCAAACGTTTGGACATCTCCCCAATGGGGAAACAGGAATGCCTTATCTTTAAATAATACAGTGGAACACTATCGATTCCAGGACACGTCTCTTTCTCTGATTAATAATTTCTCCAGTTTCAAACTGTCGCCATCATAACCTttaactgtatttgtttttaaataacaattTTAACTGTTGTCCAGGTGAATAACAATTTAATTACTGTTAATATTACaaactaataaataaataaggttcTAACTTATATATTCATATGGCCCACACACATTGTTCCATTGCatattaaccctagagaacccaagacatctaaatcctcttttaaaattttatgtacaaactaaattaatcaataggaatcatccatccatcaattttcttagctgcttatgctcacaagggttgtggggagtgctggagactatcccagctgtcaacgggcaggaggcggagtacaccctgaactcgttgccagccagttgcaggacacatcaagacaaacaggcccactcacaaacacacataggggcaatttagagtgtccaaataatctTGCatacttttgggatgtgggaggaaaccagagtggctggaggaaacccacgcaagaacgtggagaacatgcaaacacaggcgggtcccggatcgaacccgggacctcaaaactcaGAGGCCCAgggtttccagctgagccatcaTGCCGCCCAATAAGCAACAAAGgagcacaaaaacatcacatttggaaaaatttactAATTTACCTCCGGTTTATATAATGGATCAAATATGACCCAGTGGGCCTTAACTACccaaaaacattgcatttaaTGCAGACAAATGTGAGACGTTGGGGTTTATGGGTAAAATGAGTAACTGTAGTGCACTGTGTTTATATAGTGGGCCCTTAATTACACTTGttcatatgtgaccccatgggttctccaAGGTTAATGATACTGTCAGCATCATACTCATTTCTTCAGAAATTGCAGCTACCGTCATGGATTTTCATGTCAGAATTAAATTGGCAATAAATTCTCTAGTTAGAATCTGAATGAATTAATAATTTGCACTAAATTGTTCATTAAATACTTTTAACAGCATAATCTTAAATTACAGTGAGGCTATTTAATGATCATTTTATGacttattattgaaaaaaaatcaatttgtaaTATGTTTTAATCatattccattttattcatttttttccttttccattctattctacttttatttaatttagttttgGCACGTAGAAAACGTATGGTTTGTTGGCCTGTAGAAAGAGTATAAAACAGTGTTTGATCGCTTAGTGTATTCTAAGTAGCATGACATTGTTTTACGCAAAAGACACCATTTATGATCTCAGGTTTTGCACATGTAAAATAAATCTTCACAGATTGTTACTCATGCCACAAGGAGTCAATTCATCTTGCCCTAATACAAGTATAAATCCTTTTATTTAAAGAGCCATTTGATGATGCCCTTGGGGGCTCCATTACTGCAGCGCCCCCTCTGGTGGAGCAGCTCCAATGCGAGACCTGGTTCCACGGCAGCTTAAGTCGCAGGGAGGCGGAGAGGCTGCTGAGCCGTGACGGAGACTTTCTAGTGCGAGAGTCCGGAACCACGCCGGGGCAGTACGTGCTCACGGGACAACAGGGCGGTCAGCCGAAACACCTGCTCCTCGTCGACCCGGAGGGAGTGGTGAGTGCTGATGAGACAAGCGAGGAAGATGTGGGGATGTTGCATACAGTTCCATGTCCAAATGTGTTCTCAACCTTTCCAAATACAGGGGGAGCCTCGGTTTATATATGCTGTTCCCACATAAGGTTCTGTGGTTCTTCTTAAACAATTTCCtcttttcatcacaaaaaaaaggacCCGCAGAAAGCTatacaaatgcaaaatgacTTGTACAAGGTGTCCCAAAAATCATTACACACGTGTGTTTTTGCTATAATTTGTACAGACATGAGGACATCAACTTTTCACAGCTTAGGCTTTGGAGCTTTAAGTATATCATTCCCTGGTTCAGTTGTTACACTCTTCTATACTGTTTATACAATATGTTGTTTGTACATATTTTCTGTTTCGGCCTGCCATCCTAGCAATTTCTTTAGAATATATTGTCCCAAAAACGTTCATGAAAATcgatagtattttttttcttcttcttcttctccaattTCACTGACATATGATGATGTAAGAATTGTgcacatcttacaaattctgaaTCAAACATTAGAACACAATTGTGTaatgttatatattttattaaataaaagtagggctgtgtTTCAAAATAAGAGGACATAAAAAGtgttgtgttcaaatagttcttcagaaaaataaaaagatcttTAAGTGAAATCCCATTCCTAGTCCATGAGGTTAATTATGACATCGGTCCACCCTTTGCCGCTATAAACATCTTAAACTCCTCTGGGAAGGCTGTCCACAACCTTTAGGAATGTGTATATGAGAATTTTTGACCATTCTTCCagaagtacatttgtaaggCCATATACTGATGTTGGAAGAGAAAGCCTGGCTCTCAGTCTCTACTGTAATTCGACCGAAAGTGTTGAAAGCATTAGTCACGTGATTCAGTGCGGGCACTGTTGACTTCGCTAGCACGGGAGTATACCGACACCTTAAGTCAATTTGCTGAGGATTAAAATCACAAACTAACAACAAGGATCCATCCACCCAAGCAGAGAACAAAAGAGGACTAGCTGATGACTTCAACACCTactactgcagatttgaaaaggacacccATATCCAACCAGCCATATAACCAACCAGCATGGTACCTCTGACTGCTGTGTTAATTATTCATGAACGCAAGATGGCTGACACAACCAGGAGCTGAAGATGCTGAAGACTGTAAAGATgatcgtggacttcaggaggctgTCCAACTGCCCCatgtcaaccatcgagaccttcaagttcctgggaatagCTTTCTCTCTCAACCTtaagtgggagaccaacatcaacccTATCCTTAAGTAGCCCTAGCAGAGGGTGCACCTCCTCCAGCTTCACAGGCTACCACAAgggttctacacagcagtcatggAATCAGTTATGTGTTTATtgatcacagtctggtttggtgctgctacCATAAAGGACAAGCTCTGACTGGAATGGACAATCAGGACTGCCGGAAAAATAGTCGCTATCCCCATACCTACCCTACAGCTTCTTCTCTCTTGCCATTAAGTTGCTTGAGGCTTAATGACTCTCCa
It encodes:
- the shc1 gene encoding SHC-transforming protein 1 isoform X2; amino-acid sequence: MNRLGGASRRARVEGAQLGGDEWTRHGSFVNKPTRGWLHSDNVVSTTGVTYSVRYMGCVEVLQSMRALDFNTRTQVTREAISVVCEAVPGAKGAQRRRKPSSRCLTSILGKSNLQFAGMTISLTISTSSLNLLASDCKQIIASHHMQSISFASGGDPDTAEYVAYVAKDPVNQRACHILECSEGLAQEVISTIGQAFELRFKQYLKNPPKLVTPHDRMAPFDGSAWEEEDDEAALLPDVPYYNNFPGKQPPPGGLVDMRPRPGATLPYGQPGQNDIHKQPLPPLPVGGKEGGRELFDDPSYVNVDKPRPPVAANGNAHRDAFDMKPFDDALGGSITAAPPLVEQLQCETWFHGSLSRREAERLLSRDGDFLVRESGTTPGQYVLTGQQGGQPKHLLLVDPEGVVRTKDHRFESVSHLISYHMDNRLPIVSAGSEVCLQQPVERRS
- the shc1 gene encoding SHC-transforming protein 1 isoform X1; amino-acid sequence: MELVPKTKYTHFRSESLSSTDETNFNPSSFPPSSPATPLTPSPGLPSSLSSSSLTPILPSSSPRLPENSPTTLCSFFPRMGSLRLGVSATLLPGLKASSRPLHPRRRGESPRENRSSSSSSPPSHHPFPPLTAPSPPPRPPLQDMNRLGGASRRARVEGAQLGGDEWTRHGSFVNKPTRGWLHSDNVVSTTGVTYSVRYMGCVEVLQSMRALDFNTRTQVTREAISVVCEAVPGAKGAQRRRKPSSRCLTSILGKSNLQFAGMTISLTISTSSLNLLASDCKQIIASHHMQSISFASGGDPDTAEYVAYVAKDPVNQRACHILECSEGLAQEVISTIGQAFELRFKQYLKNPPKLVTPHDRMAPFDGSAWEEEDDEAALLPDVPYYNNFPGKQPPPGGLVDMRPRPGATLPYGQPGQNDIHKQPLPPLPVGGKEGGRELFDDPSYVNVDKPRPPVAANGNAHRDAFDMKPFDDALGGSITAAPPLVEQLQCETWFHGSLSRREAERLLSRDGDFLVRESGTTPGQYVLTGQQGGQPKHLLLVDPEGVVRTKDHRFESVSHLISYHMDNRLPIVSAGSEVCLQQPVERRS